The following coding sequences lie in one Pseudomonas syringae CC1557 genomic window:
- a CDS encoding immunity protein Tsi6 family protein: MKFNTAMEYINHALILAEDRCARNPQFPVYTSVINQLLYVKAVFEGVEKDKSRLHDLSLGALGAKEFEDTDYELARAIMDVSYIASQSANGLKVKLPTGILYQEPPVR, translated from the coding sequence ATGAAATTTAATACTGCAATGGAATATATAAATCACGCTCTTATACTTGCTGAGGATCGGTGCGCGCGTAATCCCCAGTTCCCAGTGTATACATCGGTAATTAATCAGCTCCTCTATGTCAAGGCAGTTTTCGAAGGCGTTGAAAAAGACAAGTCGAGGCTTCATGATTTGTCACTTGGCGCTCTAGGAGCTAAAGAGTTTGAAGATACGGACTACGAGCTAGCTCGAGCCATTATGGATGTGAGCTATATCGCGTCTCAATCAGCTAATGGGCTAAAAGTAAAACTACCCACAGGCATCTTATACCAAGAACCACCCGTTAGGTGA
- a CDS encoding polymorphic toxin type 46 domain-containing protein codes for MDLLANIPSWDDIERNLDDKFNTLNQAYSDGLQSTHDSWNGFTRRVNTTATQAYGFMGGNRIDSVKAAMRLSYPIIESNLRRKWVSIEIEQILPVLLQLVKEVAMILGGSVAVGTVAGGVAGAFFFGVGAVPVAAAGAGIGLQVGNLILLALGLSSIAEYFYQGLPACLSTLQEGFATAWHADEGLKPEGLDPTGGSAYEIQERIDRAARQFAKGQEQLVLLLFTAIVTYMTRGQVKAGLMGSMDSIAARSAKLQSEISNKQFANWLARNEQKLLAQPELRVDGPAQFRKESPDLDRPYEKSKPQSEPMPEPPELDTEKLAKLRREYLNKKFGRTGDVLKDISIRENKEIAARYFESRGFTEEHYKPYLEGIDFTKPVTLETINSGKKLWQFQVPGGRQGMWYSLTPNVKPTELGINPNSLIYKTNYEARRVLNIYQSTEKVTVLRSTAAPILDKFSIPKEPYDAIGGARQLTSDQRELFKLIDSGEL; via the coding sequence ATGGACCTTTTAGCCAATATTCCAAGCTGGGATGACATCGAGCGAAACCTCGATGATAAATTCAACACGTTGAATCAAGCTTACAGCGATGGGCTGCAGAGCACTCATGACAGCTGGAATGGCTTCACCCGACGCGTCAATACCACCGCGACTCAAGCTTACGGATTCATGGGGGGCAACCGGATTGACTCGGTGAAAGCGGCGATGAGGCTTTCCTATCCCATCATCGAGTCAAATCTCAGACGTAAGTGGGTTTCCATAGAGATCGAACAGATCCTCCCCGTGCTACTGCAACTGGTCAAAGAAGTGGCAATGATTTTGGGCGGCAGTGTTGCGGTCGGGACAGTCGCTGGCGGTGTTGCCGGGGCGTTCTTCTTTGGTGTCGGCGCTGTGCCAGTAGCGGCAGCTGGCGCGGGCATCGGTCTACAGGTTGGCAATCTGATTCTGCTGGCGCTGGGCCTCTCATCTATCGCTGAATATTTTTACCAAGGTCTGCCTGCGTGCCTTTCTACCTTGCAGGAAGGCTTCGCGACTGCCTGGCACGCTGACGAAGGTCTGAAACCCGAGGGTCTCGACCCTACCGGTGGTTCGGCATACGAAATCCAGGAGCGCATTGATCGTGCCGCCCGTCAATTTGCAAAGGGCCAAGAGCAGCTCGTGCTGCTGCTCTTTACTGCAATTGTGACCTATATGACACGTGGACAGGTCAAGGCAGGCCTCATGGGCAGCATGGATAGCATCGCAGCGCGCAGTGCCAAGCTTCAGTCCGAGATTTCGAACAAGCAATTTGCGAATTGGCTGGCGCGTAATGAGCAGAAGTTGTTAGCTCAGCCTGAGTTGCGGGTTGATGGGCCTGCTCAGTTTAGAAAAGAATCACCTGACTTGGATAGGCCATATGAAAAGTCTAAACCGCAATCGGAACCCATGCCTGAGCCGCCGGAGCTAGATACTGAAAAATTGGCAAAGCTACGTCGCGAATACTTAAATAAAAAATTTGGACGAACGGGCGATGTACTAAAGGATATTTCGATCCGAGAAAATAAAGAGATTGCTGCGAGATATTTTGAATCCAGAGGTTTTACTGAAGAGCACTACAAGCCGTACTTGGAAGGTATAGATTTTACGAAGCCCGTCACCTTAGAGACAATCAACTCAGGCAAGAAGCTATGGCAGTTTCAAGTTCCAGGAGGAAGGCAGGGTATGTGGTATTCTCTCACTCCAAATGTGAAGCCTACAGAGCTTGGGATTAATCCTAATTCATTAATTTATAAAACAAATTATGAGGCGCGACGAGTTTTAAATATTTATCAGAGCACAGAAAAAGTCACAGTGCTTCGTAGCACGGCTGCTCCGATACTAGACAAATTTTCTATACCCAAGGAACCTTATGATGCTATAGGCGGTGCTAGGCAATTGACCTCGGATCAACGAGAATTATTCAAACTGATAGACTCGGGTGAGCTATGA
- a CDS encoding acetyl/propionyl/methylcrotonyl-CoA carboxylase subunit alpha yields MKKVLIANRGEIAVRIARACRDYGVASVAVYADADIDALHVRQADEAYGLQGERPTDTYLNIEKLLAVAARAGADAVHPGYGFLSERAEFARAVIDAGLTWIGPDPATIDALGDKVQARRIALKVGAPLVAGTEDPVNDASEVVAFAEQHGLPIAIKAAFGGGGRGLKVAWKLDEVAELYESAVREAVSAFGRGECFVERFLDRPRHIEAQIIADRHGRVVVVGTRDCSLQRRNQKLIEEAPAPYLNEDLRQRIHDSARAVCAEAGYVGAGTVEFLLSGDGTLSFLEVNTRLQVEHPVTEETSGIDLVIEQLRVADGLPLSFDGTPVPRGHSFEFRINAEDAGNGFLPTPGSIDVFQPPSGPGVRLDTGVTEGSRVSPNFDSMIAKLIVTGATREQAISRARRALAEFKVEGVATVLPFHRAVMDHADFTAADTFAVHTRWIETDFAEQVTIAPRNTAPADPGVLRTFVEIDGKRHELGLPAALLRGMSLNSPAPADASQPAAEAPDPHAVLTPVAGNLHAWAVEEGATVERGQVIAIMEAMKMETSILAPCAGQLKIGKEPGGYFEAKSVIGRVEG; encoded by the coding sequence ATGAAAAAGGTTCTGATTGCCAACCGTGGCGAAATTGCCGTCCGTATTGCCCGTGCCTGCCGTGACTATGGCGTTGCTTCAGTAGCGGTGTATGCAGATGCTGATATCGATGCGCTGCATGTGCGCCAGGCCGATGAAGCATATGGCTTGCAGGGCGAGCGCCCGACTGACACCTACCTGAACATCGAGAAACTGCTGGCGGTGGCTGCCCGTGCGGGTGCCGATGCGGTTCACCCAGGCTATGGCTTCCTCTCGGAGCGCGCCGAATTCGCCCGCGCGGTGATCGACGCCGGTCTGACCTGGATCGGCCCCGATCCTGCGACCATCGACGCACTGGGCGATAAGGTTCAGGCCCGACGTATCGCCCTTAAAGTCGGTGCGCCGCTGGTGGCCGGTACTGAAGACCCGGTAAACGACGCCTCCGAAGTGGTCGCCTTTGCCGAACAGCACGGCCTGCCGATTGCTATCAAAGCGGCGTTCGGCGGTGGTGGTCGTGGCCTGAAAGTCGCCTGGAAGCTTGATGAAGTTGCCGAGCTTTACGAGTCCGCCGTGCGTGAAGCCGTTTCGGCGTTTGGCCGTGGCGAGTGCTTCGTCGAGCGCTTTCTGGACCGTCCACGCCATATCGAAGCGCAGATCATTGCCGACCGTCATGGCCGGGTGGTCGTTGTGGGCACCCGCGACTGCTCACTGCAACGTCGCAACCAGAAGCTGATCGAAGAGGCTCCGGCGCCCTACCTGAACGAAGACTTGCGCCAGCGTATCCACGACTCAGCCCGTGCAGTCTGCGCCGAAGCCGGTTATGTCGGTGCCGGAACCGTGGAGTTCCTGCTCAGTGGCGATGGCACGCTGTCGTTTCTGGAGGTCAACACGCGCTTGCAGGTGGAGCACCCGGTCACTGAAGAAACCAGCGGCATTGATCTGGTCATCGAACAATTGCGCGTGGCCGACGGCTTGCCGCTGTCGTTCGACGGCACGCCTGTGCCACGCGGCCACAGCTTTGAATTCCGCATCAATGCCGAAGATGCAGGCAACGGCTTTCTGCCGACGCCGGGCAGCATCGACGTCTTCCAGCCACCCTCCGGGCCGGGCGTGCGCCTGGACACCGGCGTGACTGAAGGCTCACGGGTATCACCGAATTTCGATTCGATGATTGCCAAACTGATCGTCACCGGCGCAACCCGTGAACAGGCCATCAGCCGCGCCCGTCGCGCCCTGGCCGAATTCAAGGTGGAAGGCGTCGCCACCGTGCTGCCGTTCCATAGGGCGGTCATGGACCATGCTGACTTTACCGCCGCCGACACCTTCGCGGTACACACCCGCTGGATCGAAACCGACTTCGCCGAACAGGTCACCATTGCACCGCGCAACACTGCACCGGCCGACCCTGGCGTGCTGCGCACCTTCGTCGAAATCGACGGCAAACGCCATGAGCTGGGGCTGCCTGCTGCGCTGCTGCGTGGCATGAGCCTGAACTCGCCAGCACCGGCTGACGCCAGCCAACCCGCTGCCGAGGCCCCGGACCCACACGCCGTGCTGACGCCGGTTGCCGGTAATCTGCACGCGTGGGCGGTCGAGGAGGGCGCAACCGTAGAGAGAGGTCAGGTGATCGCGATCATGGAAGCGATGAAGATGGAGACGTCGATTCTGGCGCCGTGTGCCGGGCAGTTGAAGATTGGCAAGGAGCCTGGCGGCTACTTCGAAGCCAAGTCAGTGATCGGGCGGGTTGAGGGCTGA
- a CDS encoding 5-oxoprolinase/urea amidolyase family protein has product MRFYPANLDALLVELSNLDETLALFESLQQTPIAGVEEIVPAARTLLVHFRPAAIDFDALATQIASRDIRGQAREPGKLIEIPVHYNGEDLADVARELDISVEEVIKRHTGSDYNVAFCGFAPGFAYLSGGAGFVVPRRSTPRTRIPAGAVALAGGFSGIYPQASPGGWQIIGITESRMWDLQRDEPALLQPGYRVRFVDAGPLPATRVSVAAPARQQASTLTEDYLDIIAPGLQTLFQDLGRPGQAGQGVSASGALDRGALRAANRAVGNDPGSACLEILMGGLTFTCQGQAVLAVTGAQVPIEVLTAEGQRLQPSLYAPFSLQTGDQVSVGSPTAGLRSYLAVRGGFVQEQVLGSLSTDTLAQVGPPALAAGDRLGFKRRTGGPAVSVAEQPAFDMPRADQVITLDVVMGPRSDWFTAEAQQLLAQQTWLVTPQSNRIGIRLAGEQSLERAVSGELPSEGTTVGAIQVPPSGQPVLFLADHPLTGGYPVIGAVATYHLDKAGQIPVNARIRFNPLGAFEPVRPATSDETNNR; this is encoded by the coding sequence CGAATCGCTACAGCAGACGCCCATCGCAGGCGTTGAAGAAATCGTTCCGGCTGCGCGGACCCTGCTGGTGCATTTTCGCCCCGCAGCGATTGACTTCGACGCCTTGGCAACGCAGATAGCGTCACGCGATATTCGCGGTCAGGCACGCGAGCCCGGCAAGCTGATCGAAATTCCGGTCCACTACAACGGCGAAGACCTGGCCGACGTCGCCCGCGAGCTGGATATCAGCGTCGAAGAGGTGATCAAACGTCATACCGGCAGTGACTACAACGTTGCGTTCTGCGGCTTCGCGCCGGGCTTTGCGTACCTGAGCGGCGGTGCCGGTTTCGTGGTCCCGCGGCGCAGCACGCCACGCACCCGCATTCCGGCGGGGGCGGTGGCGCTGGCCGGTGGTTTCAGCGGGATTTATCCACAGGCCAGCCCCGGCGGCTGGCAGATCATCGGTATCACCGAATCGAGAATGTGGGATTTGCAGCGCGACGAGCCAGCCTTGCTGCAGCCCGGATATCGCGTGCGTTTCGTTGATGCCGGGCCTCTGCCTGCCACCCGTGTCTCGGTGGCTGCGCCTGCTCGTCAGCAGGCTTCGACGCTCACCGAGGACTATCTGGACATTATTGCGCCGGGCCTGCAAACCCTGTTTCAGGACCTGGGCCGTCCCGGTCAGGCCGGGCAGGGCGTTTCTGCCTCTGGCGCGCTGGACCGTGGTGCGTTGCGCGCTGCCAATCGTGCGGTCGGCAATGACCCTGGCAGCGCTTGCCTGGAAATTCTCATGGGTGGCCTGACGTTTACCTGTCAGGGGCAAGCCGTTCTAGCGGTGACTGGCGCTCAGGTACCGATCGAGGTCCTGACCGCTGAAGGTCAACGGCTACAGCCGTCGCTCTACGCACCTTTTTCGTTGCAGACCGGCGATCAGGTCAGCGTCGGTTCACCGACTGCCGGGCTGCGCAGTTACCTCGCGGTTCGCGGTGGTTTCGTTCAGGAGCAGGTGCTCGGCAGCCTGTCGACGGACACGCTGGCCCAGGTCGGGCCCCCGGCGCTGGCGGCCGGTGACCGGCTGGGCTTCAAGCGCAGGACCGGCGGCCCGGCGGTGTCGGTGGCTGAGCAACCGGCCTTCGACATGCCGCGTGCCGATCAGGTCATCACCCTGGATGTGGTCATGGGCCCGCGCAGCGACTGGTTCACCGCCGAGGCGCAGCAATTGCTGGCGCAACAGACGTGGTTGGTAACGCCGCAATCGAACCGGATCGGTATCCGTCTGGCGGGCGAGCAATCGCTGGAGCGCGCCGTCAGTGGCGAGCTGCCCAGCGAAGGCACCACGGTCGGCGCCATTCAGGTGCCGCCAAGCGGCCAGCCGGTGCTGTTTCTGGCCGATCACCCGCTGACCGGCGGCTACCCGGTCATCGGCGCTGTCGCCACCTACCATCTGGACAAGGCCGGGCAGATTCCGGTCAATGCCCGCATTCGCTTCAACCCGCTGGGTGCCTTCGAGCCAGTGCGCCCCGCCACTTCAGACGAGACTAATAACCGATGA